A region of Neovison vison isolate M4711 chromosome 7, ASM_NN_V1, whole genome shotgun sequence DNA encodes the following proteins:
- the LOC122914413 gene encoding olfactory receptor-like protein OLF1 yields MEWMDGNNTLVTEFILLGFLTCPELQIVLFLVFLTLYGMILTGNIGLMMLIRTDPHLQTPMYFFLSNLSFADLCYSSVIVPKMLFNFLSENKSISYYGCALQFYFFCAFADTESFILAAMAYDRYVAICNPLLYTAVMSRGICVWLIALSYIGGNMSSLVHTSFAFILKYCDKNVINHFFCDLPPLLKLSCTDTSVNEWLLSTYGSSVEIICFIVIIVSYFFILRSVLRIRSSSGRKKTFSTCASHLTSVAIYQGTLLFIYSRPSYLYSPNTDKIISVFYTIIIPVLNPLIYSLRNKDVKDAAKRAMGLKVDSS; encoded by the coding sequence AtggaatggatggatggaaacaACACATTGGTGACTGAGTTTATCCTCTTAGGATTCCTGACATGCCCTGAACTGCAGATTGTCCTGTTCCTCGTGTTTCTGACCTTGTATGGTATGATCTTAACAGGAAACATTGGACTGATGATGTTAATCAGGACCGATCCTCACCTTCAAACCCCTATGTATTTCTTCCTCAGCAACCTCTCCTTTGCAGATCTCTGTTACTCCTCAGTCATTGTTCCCAAAATGCTGTTCAATTTCCTCTCAGAGAACAAATCTATCTCCTATTATGGCTGTGccctgcagttttattttttctgtgcttttgCCGATACAGAATCCTTTATCTTGGCTGCCATGGCATACGATCGCTATGTCGCCATCTGTAACCCTTTACTGTATACAGCTGTGATGTCTCGGGGCATCTGTGTATGGTTGATTGCCTTGTCCTACATTGGAGGTAACATGAGTTCCCTGGTTCACACATCCTTTGCCTTTATTCTGAAGTACTGTGATAAAAATGTCATTAATCATTTTTTCTGtgacctccctcccctgcttaaGCTATCTTGCACAGACACCTCGGTTAATGAATGGCTTCTCTCCACTTACGGCAGCTCAGTGGAAATCATCTGCTTCATCGTCATCATCGTCTCCTACTTTTTCATCCTCCGCTCAGTCTTGAGGATCCGCTCTTCCAGCGGGAGGAAGAAAACCTTCTCCACATGTGCCTCTCACTTGACTTCTGTGGCCATCTATCAGGGGACTCTTCTCTTCATTTACTCACGGCCCAGCTATCTGTATTCTCCCAACACTGATAAAATTATCTCCGTGTTCTACACCATTATCATCCCAGTGCTGAACCCATTGATTTATAGTTTGAGAAATAAAGATGTAAAAGATGCTGCTAAGAGAGCTATGGGGCTAAAGGTAGATTCTTCCTGA